One Deinococcus grandis DNA window includes the following coding sequences:
- a CDS encoding alpha-amylase family glycosyl hydrolase: MSIFTLLSTQHDHTPAYTERLGAPMGATVRVRVRTTLPVTGVSLKFVRVGEIESVPAREIDPIGTEPGRWFEADLPVHEGRVRYAWQLNFLNDHLNLTGLGLHRTRRGFRSWFTYLTGHTAPEWAWESVFYQIFPDRFRNGDPTNDVQTGEYVYGDRVVEHVEWNTPIDSWGDIHGHYGGDLNGVTQALPYLQELGVTGLWLTPIFVSPSNHRYDITDYRHVDPHLGGDEAWDELVRESAKAGIRIVLDGVFNHVGNENALFRAAMDDELSPERAMFTWRDEPGKLPYHAFFDVPTLPKIDYRNETAVQEFFSGEESVVRHWLRRGAAGWRLDVAHMIGTGGTDEDNLPLHRTLKRAAREETGDAYVFGERFYDPEHALEGQGEDGSMNYHGFGLPVMQWLAQANMMFEPSLLSGEELVEILWDAYHALPPQVALSMFNVLESHDIARALYRVGNDRTQFLAGVTLLMGYAGVPCTYYGSEVGVTQSRDGAMPWCREAMPWDESQWDTDLRGRMKALIGVRRATRALQRGGLRFVHAEEDAVAFLREYTQEGGLVERAAVIASRRAGRHDVSLSLPDGEWRDAVTGEVFQGGHVTLDAAGGRILLLN, encoded by the coding sequence TGAGCCTGAAGTTCGTGCGGGTCGGCGAGATCGAGTCCGTGCCCGCGCGCGAGATCGACCCGATCGGCACGGAACCGGGCCGCTGGTTCGAGGCGGACCTGCCCGTCCACGAGGGCCGCGTGCGCTACGCGTGGCAGCTGAACTTCCTGAACGACCACCTGAACCTGACCGGGCTGGGCCTGCACCGCACCCGCCGGGGCTTCCGCTCGTGGTTCACGTACCTGACCGGGCACACCGCGCCCGAGTGGGCCTGGGAGAGCGTATTCTACCAGATCTTCCCCGACCGCTTCCGCAACGGGGACCCCACGAACGACGTGCAGACCGGCGAGTACGTGTACGGCGACCGCGTCGTGGAGCACGTCGAGTGGAACACCCCCATCGACTCGTGGGGGGACATTCACGGGCATTACGGCGGGGACCTGAACGGCGTCACGCAGGCGCTCCCGTACCTGCAGGAGCTGGGGGTCACGGGGCTGTGGCTGACGCCGATCTTCGTGTCGCCCAGCAACCACCGCTACGACATCACCGACTACCGCCACGTGGACCCGCACCTGGGCGGGGACGAGGCCTGGGACGAACTGGTCCGCGAATCCGCGAAGGCGGGCATCCGGATCGTGCTGGACGGCGTGTTCAACCACGTCGGGAACGAGAACGCGCTGTTCCGCGCGGCCATGGACGACGAACTGTCCCCCGAACGGGCGATGTTCACGTGGCGGGACGAGCCGGGCAAACTGCCGTACCACGCGTTCTTCGACGTGCCCACCCTGCCGAAGATCGATTACCGCAACGAGACGGCCGTGCAGGAGTTCTTCAGCGGCGAGGAGAGCGTCGTGCGGCACTGGCTGCGCCGGGGCGCGGCGGGCTGGCGGCTGGACGTGGCGCACATGATCGGCACGGGCGGCACCGACGAGGACAACCTCCCGCTGCACCGCACCCTGAAACGCGCCGCGCGCGAGGAGACGGGGGACGCGTACGTGTTCGGCGAGCGCTTCTACGACCCGGAGCACGCGCTGGAAGGGCAGGGTGAGGACGGCAGCATGAACTACCACGGGTTCGGCCTGCCCGTCATGCAGTGGCTGGCGCAGGCGAACATGATGTTCGAGCCCAGCCTCCTGAGCGGCGAGGAACTCGTGGAGATCCTCTGGGACGCGTACCACGCGCTGCCGCCGCAGGTGGCGCTGAGCATGTTCAACGTGCTCGAATCGCACGACATCGCCCGAGCGCTGTACCGCGTCGGCAACGACCGCACGCAGTTCCTGGCGGGCGTGACCCTGCTGATGGGGTACGCCGGGGTGCCCTGCACGTACTACGGCAGCGAGGTCGGCGTGACGCAGTCCCGCGACGGCGCGATGCCGTGGTGCCGCGAGGCGATGCCCTGGGACGAGTCGCAGTGGGACACGGACCTGCGCGGCCGCATGAAGGCCCTGATCGGCGTACGCCGCGCCACGCGCGCCCTGCAACGCGGCGGGCTGCGGTTCGTGCACGCCGAGGAGGACGCCGTGGCGTTCCTGCGCGAGTACACCCAGGAGGGCGGACTGGTCGAGCGGGCCGCCGTGATCGCCAGCCGCCGCGCGGGGCGGCACGACGTGAGCCTGTCCCTGCCGGACGGCGAGTGGCGCGACGCGGTGACCGGCGAGGTGTTCCAGGGTGGGCACGTGACGCTGGACGCGGCCGGTGGCCGGATCCTGCTGCTGAACTGA
- a CDS encoding NADH-quinone oxidoreductase subunit 15, which translates to MSHAHDSALYAQWVELLGWLEAEAATRGLGFEKVADFPDYIYRMERPYDLPTTVMSVSLSDQGQPLLVAGVSPRHVDLKGVSLRLMGGSKHWHLHAGERALLEGKRPFTRERLAALLDGAVRGVRQSA; encoded by the coding sequence ATGTCACATGCACACGACTCGGCGTTGTACGCGCAGTGGGTGGAGTTGCTCGGCTGGCTGGAGGCCGAGGCGGCCACCCGCGGCCTGGGCTTCGAGAAGGTCGCGGACTTCCCGGACTACATCTACCGCATGGAGCGGCCCTACGACCTGCCCACCACGGTCATGAGCGTCAGCCTGAGCGACCAGGGGCAGCCGCTGCTCGTCGCGGGGGTCAGCCCCCGGCACGTGGACCTCAAGGGCGTGTCGCTGCGTCTGATGGGCGGCAGCAAGCACTGGCACCTGCACGCCGGTGAGCGCGCCCTGCTGGAAGGGAAGCGGCCCTTCACGCGCGAGCGGCTCGCGGCGCTGCTGGACGGCGCGGTGCGGGGCGTCCGCCAGAGCGCCTGA
- a CDS encoding gamma carbonic anhydrase family protein produces the protein MPLYALDGHHPDVHPTAFIAPSADVIGQVRVGAGASLWFGAVLRGDLEPITVGPGCNVQDGAVLHTDAGWPCVLEDHVTVGHRAVVHGATCGPGSLVGMGAVMLSGSSLGAGAVLGAGAVLPEGAHVPDGMLAVGVPARVVRTAPSSGNAQRYVQNARRFQAGLQELSPGPVLQPGNECAS, from the coding sequence ATGCCGCTCTACGCCCTGGACGGGCACCACCCCGACGTCCACCCCACCGCCTTCATCGCCCCCAGCGCCGACGTGATCGGCCAGGTCCGCGTGGGCGCCGGCGCCAGCCTGTGGTTCGGCGCGGTGCTGCGCGGCGACCTGGAACCCATCACGGTCGGTCCCGGCTGCAACGTGCAGGACGGCGCGGTCCTGCACACCGACGCCGGCTGGCCCTGCGTGCTCGAGGACCACGTGACCGTCGGGCACCGCGCGGTCGTGCACGGCGCCACCTGCGGGCCCGGCAGTCTGGTCGGCATGGGCGCCGTGATGCTCAGCGGCAGCAGCCTGGGCGCCGGGGCGGTCCTGGGCGCCGGCGCGGTCCTGCCCGAGGGCGCGCACGTCCCGGACGGCATGCTGGCCGTCGGCGTGCCCGCCCGCGTGGTCCGCACGGCCCCCAGCAGCGGCAACGCGCAGCGATACGTGCAGAACGCCCGGCGGTTCCAGGCGGGCCTGCAGGAACTGAGCCCCGGGCCGGTCCTGCAACCCGGGAACGAATGCGCGTCCTGA
- a CDS encoding cold-shock protein produces MAQGRVKWFNVEKGYGFIEHPGNPDVFVHYSAIQSGGFRKLNEGDEVEFEVEAGQGSKGPQAKNVNVTNAAPAPVAARGGSRW; encoded by the coding sequence ATGGCGCAAGGTCGTGTGAAGTGGTTCAACGTGGAAAAAGGCTACGGCTTCATCGAGCATCCGGGGAACCCCGACGTGTTCGTGCACTACAGCGCCATCCAGAGCGGCGGGTTCCGCAAGCTGAACGAGGGTGACGAGGTCGAATTCGAGGTCGAGGCCGGCCAGGGCAGCAAGGGCCCGCAGGCCAAGAACGTCAACGTGACGAACGCCGCGCCCGCCCCCGTGGCGGCCCGTGGCGGCAGCCGCTGGTAA
- a CDS encoding YjgN family protein: protein MSDATLPDPHLTDPDPLHPAGHGLGRHAAVPTGAVPTGTGPDGAVPAGVDPSLPGVSGAAPDVTRHDLSFTGSAGEYFRLWIVNVALTLVTLGVYLPWARVRTRQYFYGHTWLDGQNFEYRANPAALLRGYLLVGALFGLYSYASQRELYWLALPLIVLYVALYPWLVWRSLRFQAANTVHRGLNFSFHGTAGDSYVAYGAANVAASVAGIFALPWAWFMQRQYQVRGLGYGQARGHFRGDVAPFYIIGLTSLGLSLAGGVVALLLGGLVAGAWSALSGELRAGADVEDLFDGPTVWIFLGVAYVSFLLLYTVAWQYVRGATMRYVLNNAELGGVVRTGATFSPWGLVWLSVTNSLAQVVTLGLATPWAAVRRARFILAGVHVRTITDLDHFRGQAQQPGSALGEAASELLDIQVGF from the coding sequence ATGAGTGACGCCACGCTGCCCGACCCGCACCTGACCGATCCGGACCCCCTCCACCCCGCTGGGCACGGTCTGGGTCGGCACGCGGCAGTACCGACCGGGGCGGTGCCGACCGGTACAGGGCCTGATGGGGCGGTGCCTGCCGGGGTGGACCCGTCGCTGCCCGGCGTGAGCGGCGCCGCGCCGGACGTGACCCGTCACGACCTGAGCTTCACCGGATCCGCCGGGGAGTACTTCCGGCTGTGGATCGTGAACGTGGCGCTGACGCTGGTGACGCTGGGCGTGTACCTGCCGTGGGCGCGGGTGCGGACCCGGCAGTACTTCTACGGGCACACGTGGCTGGACGGGCAGAACTTCGAGTACCGCGCGAACCCGGCGGCGCTGCTGCGCGGCTACCTGCTGGTGGGCGCCCTGTTCGGGCTGTACAGCTACGCGTCCCAGCGGGAGCTGTACTGGCTGGCGCTGCCGCTGATCGTGCTGTACGTGGCGCTGTACCCGTGGCTGGTGTGGCGGTCACTGCGGTTCCAGGCGGCGAACACCGTGCACCGCGGCCTGAACTTCTCGTTCCACGGCACGGCCGGGGACTCGTACGTGGCGTACGGCGCGGCGAACGTGGCGGCCAGTGTCGCGGGCATCTTCGCGCTGCCGTGGGCGTGGTTCATGCAGCGGCAGTATCAGGTCAGGGGGCTGGGGTACGGGCAGGCGCGCGGGCACTTCCGGGGGGACGTGGCGCCGTTCTACATCATCGGGCTGACGTCGCTGGGCCTGAGTCTCGCCGGGGGTGTCGTGGCGCTGCTGCTGGGCGGGCTGGTGGCGGGCGCGTGGTCGGCCCTGAGCGGTGAGCTGCGCGCCGGGGCGGACGTCGAGGACCTGTTCGACGGCCCGACCGTCTGGATCTTCCTGGGCGTGGCGTACGTGTCGTTCCTGCTGCTGTACACGGTCGCGTGGCAGTACGTGCGCGGCGCGACCATGCGGTACGTGCTGAACAACGCGGAGCTGGGCGGCGTGGTCCGCACCGGCGCGACGTTCAGTCCGTGGGGACTGGTGTGGCTGAGCGTCACGAACAGCCTCGCGCAGGTGGTGACGCTGGGCCTGGCGACGCCGTGGGCGGCGGTGCGCCGGGCGCGGTTCATCCTGGCGGGCGTGCACGTCCGCACGATCACGGACCTGGACCACTTCCGGGGGCAGGCGCAGCAGCCCGGCTCGGCGCTGGGTGAGGCCGCGTCGGAACTGCTGGACATCCAGGTGGGCTTCTGA
- a CDS encoding M48 family metallopeptidase translates to MTRPAPVTVTLGGVYFDGHSSRDRAARLTLGPVVMLSLDGETHSFTPAELSVDPPLPGVRRVVRLPGGARFETTDFAPLLGWERAAGRNRALRGVAWLEGRWGSALGAVALAFALLGAFIVWGIPALAAQAARATPRGVLASFDEQTLRVLEERDLIGPSGLTAERQAQLQREFRQVQAWAGGGYPYRLLLRDGEPAGDLGVGANAFALPNGTIVMTDQLVALARSDRELLGVLAHETGHVTRRHGLATVYQGLGLGLVGTLLTGDLVSSTSFAAAVPAAILRGGYSRAAETEADRVAADFMRGRYGTTRPLQDILTRLDAQEGDRGTDRGSWLDLLRSHPVTRERVAALKALDAR, encoded by the coding sequence ATGACCCGCCCCGCGCCGGTCACGGTGACGCTGGGCGGCGTGTACTTCGACGGGCACAGCAGCCGGGACCGCGCGGCGCGGCTCACGCTGGGGCCGGTCGTGATGCTGTCCCTGGACGGCGAAACCCACTCGTTCACGCCCGCAGAGCTGAGCGTGGACCCGCCATTGCCCGGCGTGCGGCGCGTGGTGCGCCTGCCCGGCGGGGCGAGGTTCGAGACGACCGACTTCGCGCCGCTGCTGGGTTGGGAACGCGCCGCTGGCCGCAACCGGGCGCTGAGGGGCGTGGCGTGGCTGGAGGGACGCTGGGGCAGCGCGCTGGGCGCGGTGGCGCTGGCCTTCGCGCTGCTGGGCGCGTTCATCGTGTGGGGCATCCCGGCCCTGGCGGCGCAGGCGGCGCGGGCCACGCCGCGGGGCGTGCTGGCGTCCTTCGACGAACAGACGCTGCGGGTGCTGGAGGAACGCGACCTCATCGGCCCGAGCGGCCTGACCGCCGAGCGGCAGGCGCAGTTGCAACGCGAGTTCCGGCAGGTGCAGGCCTGGGCGGGCGGCGGGTACCCGTACCGGCTGCTGCTGCGCGACGGGGAACCCGCCGGGGACCTGGGTGTGGGCGCGAACGCGTTCGCGCTGCCGAACGGCACGATCGTCATGACCGACCAGCTGGTCGCGCTGGCCCGCTCGGACCGGGAACTGCTGGGCGTCCTGGCGCACGAGACGGGGCACGTCACGCGGCGGCACGGCCTGGCAACGGTGTACCAGGGGCTGGGGCTGGGGCTGGTCGGGACGCTCCTGACAGGTGATCTGGTCAGTTCGACGTCGTTCGCGGCGGCCGTCCCGGCGGCGATCCTGCGCGGCGGGTACTCCCGCGCCGCCGAGACCGAAGCGGACCGCGTGGCGGCCGACTTCATGCGCGGCCGCTACGGCACGACCCGGCCCCTGCAGGACATCCTGACGCGCCTGGACGCGCAGGAGGGGGACCGCGGCACGGACCGGGGATCATGGCTGGACCTCCTGCGGTCGCATCCGGTCACGCGGGAGCGGGTCGCGGCCCTGAAAGCCCTGGATGCCCGCTGA
- a CDS encoding PhoH family protein produces MTQPQQDSGLPTPGAFSATVTLENQREAYALLGAGDANLRRMRELTKAKLVARGETITITGDEEQVRSAERMVKDALDVVRGGGELTPDSLLRSARLSGEGRSLAAETQVTGLSLPRGLKPKTPGQKQYLDSIDKSDITFGIGPAGTGKTYMAVAMAVQALKAKKVKRIILTRPAVEAGERLGFLPGDLQAKIDPYLRPLYDALQDMLDQEKFESYLTSGVIEIAPLAFMRGRTLNDAFIILDEAQNTTGEQMKMFLTRMGFSSKVVVTGDVTQIDLPRHVTSGLAVARRVLGNIDGIAWHEFTDADVVRHPLVGRIIKAYETAENAEQDKRAARRGEFASIPEGEGDAAAGREQ; encoded by the coding sequence TTGACACAGCCTCAACAGGACAGCGGCCTCCCCACTCCCGGCGCGTTCAGCGCGACCGTGACCCTGGAGAACCAGCGCGAGGCGTACGCGCTGCTCGGGGCAGGAGACGCGAACCTGCGCCGCATGCGCGAACTCACGAAGGCGAAACTCGTGGCGCGCGGCGAGACCATCACCATCACCGGCGATGAGGAGCAGGTCCGCTCGGCCGAACGCATGGTGAAAGACGCCCTGGACGTCGTCCGCGGCGGCGGGGAACTCACCCCGGACAGCCTGCTGCGCTCCGCACGCCTCAGCGGTGAGGGCCGCAGCCTCGCCGCCGAGACGCAGGTGACCGGCCTGAGCCTCCCGCGCGGCCTGAAACCCAAGACGCCCGGCCAGAAACAGTACCTGGACAGCATCGATAAAAGCGACATCACCTTCGGGATCGGCCCGGCCGGGACCGGCAAGACATACATGGCGGTCGCCATGGCCGTGCAGGCCCTGAAGGCCAAGAAGGTCAAACGCATCATCCTGACCCGCCCCGCCGTGGAGGCCGGGGAGCGGCTGGGCTTCCTGCCGGGGGACCTGCAGGCGAAGATCGACCCGTACCTGCGCCCGCTGTACGACGCGCTGCAGGACATGCTGGACCAGGAGAAGTTCGAGTCGTACCTGACGAGCGGCGTGATCGAGATCGCCCCGCTGGCGTTCATGCGCGGCCGGACGCTGAACGACGCGTTCATCATCCTGGACGAGGCGCAGAACACCACGGGCGAACAGATGAAGATGTTCCTGACCCGCATGGGTTTCTCGTCCAAGGTCGTCGTGACCGGCGACGTCACGCAGATCGACCTGCCGCGTCACGTCACGAGCGGACTGGCGGTCGCCAGGCGCGTGCTGGGCAACATCGACGGCATCGCGTGGCACGAGTTCACGGACGCGGACGTGGTCCGCCACCCGCTGGTGGGCCGCATCATCAAGGCGTACGAGACGGCCGAGAACGCCGAGCAGGACAAGCGCGCCGCGCGCCGCGGCGAGTTCGCCAGCATCCCCGAGGGTGAAGGGGACGCAGCGGCGGGGCGTGAACAGTAG
- the ybeY gene encoding rRNA maturation RNase YbeY, producing the protein MIDLIVRKTPPAGLRPALRGSLEAVMAHFGVEEREVTVVLVGDRTIRALKREHWGEDAVTDVLSFPTWEPGDPFVPPHLGDIVISLDTAARQAEARGHSLTREVALLASHGLTHLVGNDHPHAEGLGFEEGATGPEWAVFHGAWDAARAALPDGA; encoded by the coding sequence GTGATTGATCTGATTGTCCGCAAGACGCCGCCCGCCGGTCTGCGTCCCGCGCTGCGCGGGAGCCTGGAGGCGGTGATGGCGCACTTCGGCGTCGAGGAGCGCGAGGTGACGGTCGTGCTCGTCGGGGACCGCACCATCCGCGCCCTGAAGCGTGAGCACTGGGGTGAGGACGCCGTGACGGACGTCCTGAGTTTCCCCACCTGGGAACCCGGCGACCCGTTCGTCCCGCCTCACCTGGGGGACATCGTGATCAGCCTGGACACGGCCGCGCGGCAGGCCGAGGCGCGCGGGCACAGCCTGACGCGCGAGGTGGCGCTGCTGGCCAGCCACGGCCTGACGCACCTGGTGGGAAATGACCACCCGCACGCGGAGGGCCTGGGCTTTGAGGAAGGCGCGACCGGGCCCGAGTGGGCAGTGTTCCACGGCGCGTGGGACGCGGCCCGCGCGGCCCTGCCCGACGGGGCCTGA
- a CDS encoding diacylglycerol kinase has protein sequence MRSDGSAWNARRWWRSAGFAWAGVRHAYRTQANFRIECWAAALALGVALLLRAPLAPVALACALVLSLELVNTALEATVDLVSPDRHPLAKVAKDAAAAAVLIASAGALLVAAGTLLPALLRALKFS, from the coding sequence GTGCGCAGCGACGGTTCGGCCTGGAACGCGCGGCGCTGGTGGCGCTCGGCGGGGTTCGCGTGGGCGGGGGTCCGGCACGCGTACCGCACGCAGGCGAACTTCCGCATCGAGTGCTGGGCGGCCGCGCTGGCGCTGGGGGTGGCCCTGCTGCTGCGCGCCCCGCTGGCGCCCGTCGCGCTGGCCTGCGCGCTGGTGCTGAGCCTGGAACTCGTGAACACCGCGCTGGAGGCGACCGTGGACCTCGTGAGCCCGGACCGGCACCCGCTGGCGAAGGTGGCGAAGGACGCCGCCGCCGCCGCCGTGCTGATCGCGTCGGCGGGCGCGTTGCTCGTCGCGGCGGGTACGCTGCTGCCCGCGCTGCTGCGGGCGCTGAAGTTCAGCTGA
- a CDS encoding GNAT family N-acetyltransferase produces MSSPADLSPAAVSLRGRRPRDLPVLTRWLTDPDAAWREWDAPYLPAWDTTANLQRYAQTLASSPPNPNERVIDVGGVVVGMVNRAEEDPADGGWWDLGILIYDPAHWGRGLGARALALWVQATLDETDAHVLTFSTWGGNDRMIRAALRLGFREAGRVREARVVRGERFDAVRLDLLRREWPGLDGRA; encoded by the coding sequence GTGTCTTCCCCTGCCGACCTCTCCCCTGCCGCCGTGTCCCTGCGGGGTCGCCGCCCGCGTGACCTGCCGGTCCTGACGCGCTGGCTGACCGACCCGGACGCCGCTTGGCGCGAGTGGGACGCGCCGTACCTACCCGCGTGGGACACCACCGCGAACCTGCAGCGGTACGCGCAGACGCTGGCGTCCAGTCCGCCGAACCCGAACGAACGCGTGATCGACGTGGGCGGGGTGGTGGTCGGCATGGTGAACCGCGCCGAGGAGGACCCAGCGGATGGCGGCTGGTGGGACCTGGGCATCCTGATCTACGACCCGGCGCACTGGGGGCGTGGACTGGGGGCGCGGGCGCTGGCGCTGTGGGTACAGGCGACGCTGGACGAGACGGACGCACACGTCCTGACGTTCAGCACCTGGGGCGGGAACGACCGGATGATCCGCGCGGCCCTGCGGCTGGGCTTCCGGGAGGCGGGGCGCGTGCGGGAGGCCCGCGTGGTGCGCGGTGAGCGGTTCGACGCGGTGCGGCTGGACCTGCTGCGGCGCGAGTGGCCGGGCCTGGACGGGCGGGCCTGA
- a CDS encoding HAD family hydrolase, whose translation MIVPMTSEQKRHVAFDWGGVFTVGTFDGRSTQNVADRSGVPVERVRDSYFRHVRQLEVGAWTLAKFWTVMQEEAGIPMPYGDFEELYLGSIADNAPMYATLAALPADVRVGLLSNNYPVVSDHLRRDPRFARFHQPVFSNELGHKKPSPESFAALEAAMGVPAAQVAFVDDVQENIDAANAAGFHGILYHHDHHAAFEATLAEWLNG comes from the coding sequence ATGATCGTCCCGATGACGAGCGAGCAGAAGCGGCACGTGGCCTTCGACTGGGGCGGCGTGTTCACGGTGGGAACCTTCGACGGGCGCAGCACGCAGAACGTGGCGGACCGCAGCGGCGTGCCGGTGGAGCGCGTGCGGGACTCGTACTTCCGGCACGTGCGGCAGCTGGAGGTCGGCGCCTGGACATTGGCGAAGTTCTGGACGGTGATGCAGGAGGAGGCCGGGATTCCCATGCCGTACGGCGACTTCGAGGAACTGTACCTGGGCAGCATCGCGGACAACGCGCCCATGTACGCCACGCTGGCGGCGCTGCCCGCGGACGTGCGGGTGGGCCTGCTGAGCAACAACTACCCGGTGGTCAGTGACCACCTGCGCCGCGACCCGCGCTTTGCGCGGTTCCACCAACCGGTGTTCAGCAACGAGCTGGGACACAAGAAGCCCTCGCCGGAGTCGTTCGCGGCGCTGGAGGCCGCCATGGGCGTCCCGGCGGCGCAGGTGGCGTTCGTGGACGATGTGCAGGAGAACATCGACGCGGCGAACGCCGCCGGGTTCCACGGCATCCTGTACCACCATGACCATCACGCGGCGTTCGAGGCGACGCTGGCGGAGTGGCTGAACGGCTGA
- the aceA gene encoding isocitrate lyase → MTTNPRTPAEILEKTWQTEERWQGIKRNYSADEVVKLRGSLPIEHTLARHGSQKLWRQMKEMPFVNALGALTGNQAMQQVKAGLKAIYLSGWQVAGDANNAGQMYPDQSLYPASSVPDVVKRINNTLRRADQIQHSEGKSDIDYFVPIVADAEAGFGGPLNAFELMKAMIEAGAAGVHFEDQLASEKKCGHLGGKVLVPTSQFIRTLNAARLAADVSGVPTVLIARTDADAANLLTSDIDENDRPFCTGERTPEGFYYVTPGIDQAISRALAYAPYADVIWCETSVPNLEDARKFAEAVHAQFPGKLLAYNCSPSFNWKKNLDDETIAKYQVELGKMGYKFQFITLAGFHSLNMSMFDLAYGYARNQMTAFVELQEREFAAQERGFTAVKHQREVGTGYFDLVAQAAGGGQSSTTALAGSTEAEQFGSHKELAGAHD, encoded by the coding sequence ATGACCACCAACCCCCGCACGCCCGCCGAGATCCTCGAAAAAACCTGGCAGACCGAAGAGCGCTGGCAGGGCATCAAGCGCAACTACAGCGCCGACGAGGTCGTCAAGCTGCGCGGCAGCCTCCCCATCGAGCACACCCTCGCCAGGCACGGCTCGCAGAAACTGTGGCGTCAGATGAAGGAGATGCCCTTCGTGAACGCCCTGGGCGCCCTGACCGGCAACCAGGCCATGCAGCAGGTCAAGGCCGGCCTGAAAGCCATCTACCTGAGCGGCTGGCAGGTCGCCGGGGACGCCAACAACGCCGGGCAGATGTACCCCGACCAGAGCCTCTACCCCGCGTCCAGCGTGCCCGACGTCGTCAAGCGCATCAACAACACCCTGCGCCGCGCCGACCAGATCCAGCACAGCGAAGGCAAGAGCGACATCGACTACTTCGTGCCCATCGTTGCTGACGCGGAGGCCGGTTTCGGCGGCCCCCTGAACGCCTTCGAACTGATGAAGGCCATGATCGAGGCGGGCGCCGCCGGGGTGCACTTCGAGGACCAGCTGGCCAGCGAGAAGAAATGTGGTCACCTGGGCGGCAAGGTGCTCGTGCCCACCAGTCAGTTCATCCGCACCCTGAACGCCGCGCGCCTCGCCGCCGACGTCAGCGGCGTGCCCACCGTCCTGATCGCCCGCACCGACGCCGACGCCGCGAACCTCCTGACGAGCGACATCGACGAGAACGACCGGCCCTTCTGCACCGGCGAACGCACCCCCGAAGGCTTCTACTACGTGACTCCCGGCATCGACCAGGCGATCAGCCGCGCCCTGGCCTACGCCCCCTACGCCGACGTCATCTGGTGCGAGACCAGCGTGCCCAACCTGGAAGACGCCCGCAAGTTCGCCGAGGCCGTCCACGCGCAGTTCCCCGGCAAGCTCCTGGCGTACAACTGCAGCCCCAGCTTCAACTGGAAGAAGAACCTCGACGACGAGACCATCGCCAAGTACCAGGTCGAACTGGGCAAGATGGGCTACAAGTTCCAGTTCATCACCCTGGCGGGGTTCCACAGCCTGAACATGAGCATGTTCGACCTCGCCTACGGCTACGCCCGCAACCAGATGACCGCCTTCGTGGAACTCCAGGAACGCGAATTCGCCGCCCAGGAACGCGGCTTCACCGCCGTCAAGCACCAGCGCGAGGTCGGCACCGGGTACTTCGACCTCGTCGCCCAGGCCGCCGGGGGCGGGCAGAGCAGCACCACCGCCCTGGCAGGCAGCACCGAAGCCGAGCAGTTTGGCAGCCACAAGGAACTCGCCGGAGCGCACGACTGA
- a CDS encoding class I SAM-dependent methyltransferase, with amino-acid sequence MNYDEFADLYDHQYDVYRDDLHHYARVGEQARGPVLEIGSGTGRVTTFLARRGVDITGLEPSARMIERAQDRAQRDGLTVKYVQGDARTFSLDQRFDTVIAPFNALMHLYTPNEQLQAMQTIHAHLQPGGHFTFDLFVPRFGKPHTLRHEGETFHAPDGSRTDVFLVQRHDKPRQHITTEYHVDTTAPDGTLKRRHYTLTQRYYTRYEVEWLLRFAGFESPRVTGSFQGGPLDAHSEVMVFSTRTV; translated from the coding sequence GTGAACTACGACGAGTTTGCCGACCTGTACGACCACCAGTACGACGTGTACCGCGACGACCTGCACCACTACGCCCGCGTGGGCGAACAGGCGCGCGGGCCCGTGCTGGAGATCGGCTCCGGCACCGGCCGCGTCACCACGTTCCTCGCGCGACGCGGCGTGGACATCACGGGCCTGGAACCCAGCGCGCGCATGATCGAACGCGCCCAGGACCGCGCCCAGCGCGACGGCCTGACCGTGAAATACGTGCAGGGCGACGCCCGCACCTTCAGCCTCGACCAGCGCTTCGATACGGTCATCGCGCCGTTCAACGCCCTGATGCACCTCTACACGCCCAACGAGCAGCTGCAGGCCATGCAGACCATCCACGCGCACCTGCAACCGGGCGGGCACTTCACCTTCGACCTGTTCGTCCCCCGCTTCGGCAAACCCCACACCCTGCGTCACGAGGGCGAGACCTTCCACGCGCCCGACGGCAGCCGCACCGACGTGTTCCTCGTGCAGCGGCACGACAAACCCCGCCAGCACATCACCACCGAATACCACGTGGACACCACCGCGCCCGACGGCACCCTGAAACGCCGCCACTACACCCTGACGCAGCGGTACTACACCCGCTACGAGGTCGAGTGGCTGCTGCGCTTCGCGGGCTTCGAGAGCCCCCGCGTGACCGGCTCGTTCCAGGGCGGGCCGCTCGACGCGCACAGCGAGGTCATGGTCTTCAGCACCCGCACCGTGTAA